A stretch of the Bacillus sp. FJAT-18017 genome encodes the following:
- a CDS encoding aromatic acid exporter family protein, which translates to MKYRIGYRTMKTAVGTAAAIIIAQMFGVENYASAGILTILCIKPTKRKSLRASWDRFLACLLGMPFSAIFFEVIAYHPLVIGLMLFFFIPTVVMLKAKDGIVTSSVIILHIYAAGEVSKEIFLNELIIIIVGIGVALLMNLYMPSLETKLYEYSSKIEGNFRKIFLEMAEYLRTNDTIWDGREVTDTSKLLNEAKSLAFRDVENHLAREENLYYHYFTMREKQFEIIERILPIAASLPKDVQQARIMAEFIEELCENIHPGNTAYIYLDKMRLMRREFEEMELPRTRDEFEARASLFQMLNELEQYLLIKSSFKGLKQPRKKVLPQ; encoded by the coding sequence ATGAAATACAGAATTGGCTACCGGACGATGAAGACTGCGGTCGGTACGGCTGCCGCGATAATTATAGCCCAGATGTTTGGGGTAGAGAATTATGCTTCTGCTGGAATACTGACCATCCTTTGTATTAAACCGACAAAGCGAAAGTCTTTAAGAGCGTCATGGGATCGATTTCTTGCATGCTTACTTGGAATGCCGTTTTCAGCGATATTTTTCGAAGTTATCGCCTATCATCCACTAGTGATTGGGCTGATGCTGTTCTTTTTCATACCAACAGTGGTGATGCTTAAAGCAAAAGATGGTATTGTCACTTCGTCAGTCATTATCTTACATATTTACGCAGCAGGTGAAGTTTCTAAAGAAATTTTCCTGAATGAACTTATTATAATTATTGTCGGAATAGGTGTGGCTTTATTGATGAATTTGTATATGCCAAGCCTAGAGACTAAGCTTTATGAATATAGTAGTAAAATTGAAGGGAACTTCAGAAAGATATTTTTGGAGATGGCAGAATACTTAAGGACAAATGATACCATTTGGGATGGACGAGAGGTGACTGATACTTCCAAGCTTCTTAACGAGGCTAAATCACTTGCCTTTCGTGATGTCGAGAATCATTTGGCCAGAGAAGAAAATTTATATTATCATTATTTCACTATGAGGGAAAAACAGTTTGAAATCATAGAGAGGATACTGCCTATCGCAGCTTCCTTGCCCAAGGATGTTCAACAGGCAAGAATAATGGCTGAATTTATAGAGGAGCTGTGTGAAAATATTCATCCGGGGAATACGGCATACATTTATCTCGATAAAATGAGGCTCATGAGGCGGGAGTTTGAGGAAATGGAACTCCCGAGGACCCGTGATGAGTTTGAAGCAAGGGCCAGCTTGTTCCAAATGCTCAATGAGTTGGAACAGTATCTCTTGATAAAGAGTTCGTTCAAAGGCTTGAAGCAACCAAGAAAGAAAGTATTGCCACAGTAG
- a CDS encoding transporter substrate-binding domain-containing protein: protein MKKGLVLFLAMALVIGILAACGSSEDNTNGGGAEEKKTLTMATSADYPPFEYIDTKKSDEIIGFDVDLAKALGEKLGYEIEVKDMDFNSLVQALKSGQADLVLAGMTPTEKRKKNVDFSDIYYTASHLIVTKDSSIKKLEDLEGKTVGVQLGSIQSDKAKELQKEVDFKIEDRNRIPDLIQEIKSGRFDAAIIEDTVAKGFIENEEGFSGFTISENPEEAGSAIAFAKDSELTDKFNAELKKMKENGELDKLVVKWFGGEE, encoded by the coding sequence ATGAAAAAAGGTTTAGTTCTATTTTTGGCTATGGCTCTTGTTATCGGCATTTTAGCGGCATGTGGTTCCAGTGAAGATAACACAAATGGAGGCGGAGCAGAGGAAAAGAAAACACTTACGATGGCTACCTCAGCTGATTACCCGCCATTTGAATATATTGATACAAAAAAAAGTGATGAAATCATCGGTTTTGATGTTGATTTGGCAAAAGCACTTGGTGAAAAGCTTGGCTATGAAATCGAGGTAAAAGATATGGACTTCAATAGTCTTGTTCAGGCGCTGAAATCAGGACAAGCAGACCTAGTCCTTGCAGGTATGACACCAACTGAAAAACGGAAGAAGAATGTTGATTTTTCTGATATCTACTATACCGCTTCCCATTTGATTGTGACTAAGGACAGCAGCATTAAAAAACTTGAAGATCTTGAAGGCAAGACTGTTGGTGTCCAGCTCGGATCGATCCAGAGCGATAAAGCAAAGGAACTTCAAAAAGAAGTAGATTTCAAAATTGAAGACCGTAATAGAATCCCTGATTTAATCCAAGAAATTAAATCTGGAAGGTTTGACGCAGCAATTATTGAAGATACAGTCGCTAAAGGTTTCATTGAAAACGAAGAAGGTTTCTCAGGATTTACAATTTCCGAAAATCCAGAAGAAGCAGGTTCTGCGATTGCATTTGCGAAGGACAGCGAATTGACTGATAAGTTCAATGCCGAACTGAAAAAAATGAAGGAAAACGGCGAACTCGATAAATTGGTTGTTAAATGGTTTGGCGGGGAAGAATAG
- a CDS encoding L,D-transpeptidase, translating to MAQMLAALLTVLFVYPIWPLGPNPLPGDTFIIINKKTNEMAFIDENRVQTVLSVATGKSEELTPEGVFTVTVKAAQPYYRKKNIPGGHPDNPLGSRWIGFDAKATDGRVYGLHGTNDPASIGKYVSNGCIRLQNEGIESLYPFIPLGTKVLITSTDRPFTELGIEYGAIQ from the coding sequence ATGGCTCAAATGCTGGCTGCGTTGCTTACCGTTCTTTTCGTTTATCCTATTTGGCCTTTAGGGCCAAATCCGCTTCCTGGGGATACATTTATTATTATCAATAAAAAAACAAACGAGATGGCGTTTATTGATGAGAACAGGGTTCAGACTGTGCTATCCGTGGCAACCGGCAAAAGCGAGGAGCTGACTCCGGAGGGTGTTTTTACCGTAACAGTAAAAGCGGCACAGCCTTATTACAGAAAAAAGAATATACCCGGCGGCCATCCTGACAATCCTTTAGGTTCAAGATGGATTGGCTTTGATGCCAAGGCGACCGATGGCCGGGTATACGGCCTGCATGGAACCAATGATCCGGCTTCAATTGGGAAATATGTATCAAACGGATGTATCCGCCTGCAAAACGAAGGAATTGAATCGCTTTATCCTTTCATCCCACTGGGCACGAAAGTTTTAATCACTTCAACCGACAGGCCGTTCACTGAACTGGGTATCGAATACGGGGCGATACAATAA
- the meaB gene encoding methylmalonyl Co-A mutase-associated GTPase MeaB: protein MGKKDDNTMKENKPVFKKQSSKEFEAAEFAKQIQEGSRSALARGITLIESNASHHFKDAQTLLQKLLPFTGHSIRVGITGVPGAGKSTFIEAFGLYLCEMGHKVAVLAVDPSSSVTGGSILGDKTRMEQLSRHPSAFIRPSPSAGRLGGVHRKTRESMLLCEASGYDVILVETVGVGQSEVSVREMVDFFLLLTLTGAGDELQGMKKGIMELADAIIVNKADGENQRLAEKTAHEYRKILHFLQPATVGWETKALACSAITKKGIPEIWDTIGEFAKIGEKSGTWDDRRRKQLQDWFHNVISDQLHYSFYQNDKVKSMLPTIEKEILQGGITPARAAEILLSQFYKNCN from the coding sequence ATGGGCAAAAAGGATGATAACACCATGAAGGAGAACAAGCCAGTATTTAAAAAGCAAAGCAGTAAGGAATTTGAGGCTGCTGAATTTGCAAAACAAATTCAGGAGGGGAGCAGGAGCGCGCTTGCCAGAGGAATTACTCTCATTGAAAGCAATGCTTCTCACCATTTTAAAGATGCACAGACTCTTTTGCAAAAATTGCTGCCCTTCACCGGCCATTCCATCAGGGTTGGAATAACTGGTGTTCCAGGTGCAGGCAAAAGCACCTTTATCGAGGCTTTCGGCCTGTATCTTTGCGAAATGGGCCATAAGGTAGCCGTGCTTGCGGTAGATCCCAGTTCCTCAGTAACCGGAGGCAGCATCCTCGGGGATAAGACTCGGATGGAACAGCTTTCCCGGCATCCATCAGCCTTCATCAGGCCATCCCCCTCTGCAGGAAGACTTGGGGGTGTACATAGGAAAACTCGTGAATCGATGTTGCTATGTGAGGCTTCTGGTTATGATGTAATCCTTGTCGAGACCGTTGGAGTAGGCCAAAGTGAAGTTTCGGTCAGGGAGATGGTGGATTTTTTTCTGCTGCTCACCCTGACCGGAGCTGGAGACGAGCTTCAAGGAATGAAAAAAGGCATTATGGAGCTTGCGGATGCAATTATTGTCAACAAGGCAGATGGAGAAAACCAAAGGCTTGCTGAGAAAACGGCTCATGAATATAGAAAAATTCTCCACTTCCTTCAGCCGGCAACTGTTGGCTGGGAAACGAAGGCACTCGCCTGTTCAGCGATTACCAAAAAGGGCATTCCGGAAATCTGGGACACAATAGGGGAATTCGCCAAAATCGGAGAGAAATCAGGAACATGGGATGACAGGCGTAGAAAACAGCTCCAAGATTGGTTTCACAACGTTATATCCGATCAACTTCATTACAGTTTCTATCAAAATGATAAAGTAAAATCCATGCTTCCTACTATCGAAAAAGAAATTCTTCAAGGCGGGATTACTCCAGCGCGTGCTGCAGAAATCCTTCTTTCGCAGTTCTATAAAAATTGTAATTAA
- the scpA gene encoding methylmalonyl-CoA mutase: MRNKPDFQTISLFKKEQHEHVAIKSEPLLKENNNFLFETNEGIALKSVYNEADLNGLEHLDDKPGLPPFTRGPYPTMYVNRPWTVRQYAGFSTAEESNAFYRRNLAMGQKGLSVAFDLATHRGYDSDHERVVGDVGKAGVAIDSILDMKTLFNGIPLDQMSVSMTMNGAVLPVLAFYIVTAEEQGVTKDKLSGTIQNDILKEYMVRNTYIYPPEMSMRIIADIFAYTSQFMPKFNSISISGYHMQEAGAPADIELAYTLADGLEYVRTGLKAGIEIDSFAPRLSFFWGIGMNYFMEVAKMRAARFIWAKMMKNFNPKSEKSLALRTHSQTSGWSLTEQDPFNNVMRTLIEAHAAAMGHTQSLHTNALDEAIALPTDFSARIARNTQLFLQEETGITKVIDPWAGSYYVEALTNDLIKRATAHIDEIEQLGGMAKAIETGLPKMKIEEAAARRQALIDSGKEIIVGVNKYKANEEEPLDILDIDNTAVRHRQIEKLNELKANRDSQAVAEALAQLEEAAKSGKGNLLEFAVEAARARATLGEISEAVEKAAGRHKASIRSISGVYSSTFSKEEEIELVQQMAEEFLENEGRRPRILIAKMGQDGHDRGAKVISTAFADLGFDVDIGPLFQTPAETAMQAVENDVHVVGFSSLAAGHKTLLPELVKELRKLGRPDILVVVGGVIPSKDYQFLYENGASAIFGPGTVIPVAAQDIIKQIYKSLGYEEV; the protein is encoded by the coding sequence ATGCGCAATAAACCAGATTTTCAGACAATCTCGCTTTTTAAAAAAGAGCAGCATGAGCATGTAGCAATAAAATCTGAGCCCTTGCTGAAGGAAAACAATAACTTTCTTTTTGAAACGAATGAAGGTATTGCCTTGAAATCAGTATACAATGAAGCCGATTTGAACGGTTTGGAGCATCTTGATGACAAACCAGGACTGCCTCCATTTACACGAGGACCTTATCCGACCATGTATGTTAATAGGCCGTGGACTGTCCGTCAATATGCTGGATTTTCGACTGCGGAGGAAAGCAATGCGTTTTATAGGCGAAATCTTGCAATGGGACAAAAGGGTTTGTCAGTAGCATTCGACCTTGCTACCCATCGAGGATACGACTCTGACCATGAAAGAGTTGTCGGCGATGTTGGCAAGGCGGGGGTGGCCATCGATTCGATTCTTGATATGAAGACTTTATTCAATGGAATTCCCCTCGACCAAATGTCAGTTTCAATGACAATGAATGGAGCTGTCCTGCCGGTGCTGGCTTTTTATATAGTCACTGCCGAGGAGCAGGGTGTGACAAAGGATAAGCTTTCTGGAACAATCCAAAATGATATTTTGAAGGAGTATATGGTCCGAAATACATATATATATCCTCCTGAAATGTCGATGAGAATTATCGCCGACATTTTTGCCTATACGTCACAGTTTATGCCAAAGTTCAACTCCATCAGTATTTCAGGATATCATATGCAGGAGGCAGGAGCGCCAGCGGATATTGAGCTTGCCTATACGCTTGCAGATGGACTTGAGTATGTCAGGACCGGGCTTAAGGCTGGGATTGAAATCGATTCATTTGCACCAAGGCTTAGTTTCTTCTGGGGAATAGGCATGAATTATTTCATGGAAGTGGCAAAAATGAGGGCAGCCCGGTTCATTTGGGCAAAAATGATGAAGAATTTCAACCCGAAGAGCGAAAAGTCGCTTGCTTTGAGAACCCACTCACAAACTTCCGGCTGGAGCCTGACTGAGCAGGATCCTTTCAATAATGTGATGAGAACTTTAATTGAAGCGCATGCTGCCGCAATGGGTCATACCCAATCGCTTCATACAAACGCTCTTGATGAGGCAATTGCCCTTCCAACCGATTTTTCAGCCCGAATCGCCCGAAATACTCAGCTTTTCCTCCAGGAAGAAACAGGAATTACAAAAGTAATTGATCCATGGGCTGGCTCCTATTATGTTGAGGCATTAACAAATGATTTGATTAAACGTGCTACTGCCCATATCGATGAAATTGAACAATTAGGCGGGATGGCAAAGGCGATTGAAACCGGTCTGCCGAAGATGAAAATCGAAGAAGCCGCAGCCAGAAGGCAGGCATTGATCGACTCAGGAAAGGAAATAATTGTCGGAGTAAACAAATATAAAGCAAACGAAGAAGAACCTCTCGATATCCTGGATATTGATAATACCGCGGTCAGGCATCGCCAAATTGAAAAATTAAATGAATTAAAAGCAAACAGGGACAGCCAGGCTGTTGCTGAAGCTCTAGCTCAATTGGAGGAAGCAGCAAAGAGCGGCAAAGGCAATTTGCTGGAGTTCGCAGTTGAAGCCGCAAGGGCAAGGGCGACACTCGGGGAAATTTCTGAAGCAGTTGAAAAGGCTGCCGGGCGCCATAAAGCTTCCATTCGCTCCATTAGCGGGGTTTACAGTTCAACTTTCTCCAAAGAAGAAGAAATTGAATTGGTTCAGCAAATGGCCGAGGAATTCCTGGAAAACGAGGGAAGACGCCCAAGGATTTTGATTGCAAAAATGGGACAGGACGGACACGACCGCGGGGCGAAGGTCATTTCCACAGCTTTTGCGGACCTTGGCTTCGATGTCGATATTGGCCCGCTCTTTCAGACACCTGCAGAAACCGCGATGCAGGCTGTGGAAAATGATGTCCATGTCGTTGGCTTTAGTTCACTGGCTGCCGGCCATAAGACGTTGCTTCCAGAGCTTGTAAAGGAACTAAGGAAGCTTGGAAGGCCTGATATTCTCGTTGTAGTTGGCGGGGTCATTCCCTCCAAGGATTATCAGTTTTTATATGAAAATGGTGCTTCCGCTATTTTCGGACCCGGAACAGTCATTCCAGTTGCTGCCCAGGATATTATCAAACAGATCTACAAATCGCTTGGGTACGAGGAAGTGTAA
- a CDS encoding amino acid ABC transporter ATP-binding protein gives MIKVSELRKNFGKLEVLKGITTEIAEREVVAIIGPSGSGKSTFLRCMNMLETPTSGRIWIGEHEITDKKTNIMKVRENVGMVFQHFYLFPHKTVLQNLTYAPMKVKGLSKAEAEKIGYELLERVGLSDKASEYPGRLSGGQKQRVAIARALAMQPTVMLFDEPTSALDPEMVKEVLDVMKSLAHTGMTMAIVTHEMGFAREVADRVLFLDGGVLVEDAPPEQFFSNPKSSRAQEFLQKML, from the coding sequence GTGATTAAAGTTAGTGAATTGCGTAAAAACTTTGGAAAGCTCGAAGTATTGAAGGGGATCACAACTGAAATTGCAGAGAGAGAGGTAGTTGCGATCATTGGTCCATCAGGTTCGGGTAAGTCAACGTTCCTTCGCTGCATGAACATGCTTGAAACTCCAACAAGCGGCCGTATCTGGATTGGCGAACATGAAATTACAGATAAGAAAACCAATATTATGAAAGTACGTGAGAATGTCGGGATGGTTTTTCAACACTTTTACCTGTTTCCACATAAAACTGTCCTTCAAAATTTGACGTATGCACCTATGAAGGTGAAAGGTCTTTCAAAAGCAGAGGCAGAAAAAATTGGATATGAGCTTTTAGAAAGAGTTGGATTATCCGATAAGGCTAGCGAATATCCAGGCAGACTGTCAGGCGGGCAAAAGCAGCGTGTAGCGATTGCAAGGGCGCTGGCGATGCAGCCCACTGTGATGCTGTTCGATGAACCGACGTCTGCACTTGACCCTGAAATGGTTAAAGAGGTTCTGGATGTTATGAAATCGCTCGCCCACACCGGGATGACGATGGCGATTGTTACACACGAGATGGGGTTTGCACGCGAAGTAGCGGACAGAGTCTTGTTCTTGGATGGTGGTGTTCTTGTCGAGGATGCACCGCCAGAACAATTCTTTTCGAACCCAAAAAGCAGCCGCGCCCAGGAGTTTTTGCAAAAAATGCTTTAA
- a CDS encoding methylmalonyl-CoA mutase family protein, which produces MAGHMGIGKLMDYQFNNYTVDEWREKAEQALKGKTVESLCSSTYEEIVLKPLYSADDKKNPGFAGKPDYRRGIYQNGYQEKPWRIAQKIVAISPEELREKLKDAAANGQTAIALEVGPEFTAAHGEVIGHFAKSHPFAIKTTTGIDSVLEKLEKKAGQGVLSGYIAFDPILLYEKEVNHEDWAESIKTAAVREPVLRTVMVDTGVYHVRGANAVQELAAAAATGVSYIESLLDAGMDIDDIVDKFVFNFQIGSEFFMEVAKLRAARIIWDKIAEVYGASEVKRKMVIAAETSKFTLTLFDSHVNLLRTGNEAFAAVLGGVQYLHVDTYDSLTGATPFSERIARNIQLILKEEAHLDKVADPAGGSWFIEELTEQLAEKAWELFCKIDHHGGMVASLQSGWIQTEIERTLNNRLIDSKNRKRSIIGTNVYANLAEETPKGMPVLNIPIPTRLSVPFEELRIKAKELETAGVNTEFGLICLGDIRDHKPRADFVEGFLSPGGIRTVRSGAMFTVEDALTFIEEKGIPNFCICSSNELYEEVGLEIASQLKKKHPDINLYLAGQPGNSQEWEAAGIHDFIHAKSNCYQFINSILNGLEVPGNAQ; this is translated from the coding sequence TTGGCAGGGCATATGGGGATAGGGAAACTAATGGACTATCAATTTAATAACTATACCGTCGATGAATGGAGAGAAAAAGCAGAACAAGCCTTGAAGGGAAAAACGGTAGAATCACTTTGCAGCAGCACATATGAAGAGATTGTTTTGAAACCGCTTTATTCAGCAGATGATAAAAAAAATCCTGGATTCGCTGGAAAGCCTGACTACCGCAGGGGAATTTACCAAAATGGCTATCAAGAGAAGCCATGGCGGATTGCACAAAAAATTGTCGCTATATCTCCTGAGGAATTAAGGGAGAAGCTTAAGGACGCGGCGGCGAATGGGCAAACCGCGATTGCCCTTGAGGTTGGTCCTGAATTTACCGCAGCACACGGAGAGGTAATTGGTCACTTTGCTAAAAGCCATCCTTTTGCGATTAAAACAACCACTGGAATTGATTCTGTACTAGAAAAGCTTGAAAAGAAGGCAGGCCAGGGCGTCCTCTCAGGATACATAGCCTTTGATCCTATCTTACTTTATGAAAAAGAAGTCAATCATGAAGACTGGGCTGAATCCATTAAGACTGCGGCTGTACGGGAGCCAGTGCTTAGAACAGTAATGGTTGATACAGGTGTGTACCATGTGAGGGGTGCCAATGCAGTACAGGAGCTAGCGGCAGCCGCCGCAACAGGAGTTTCCTATATTGAAAGCTTGCTTGATGCCGGTATGGACATTGATGATATAGTAGACAAGTTTGTTTTCAACTTTCAGATTGGTTCGGAATTTTTTATGGAAGTTGCCAAGCTAAGGGCAGCCCGGATCATTTGGGATAAGATAGCTGAAGTATATGGGGCTAGTGAAGTGAAGCGGAAGATGGTGATAGCCGCTGAAACCTCCAAATTTACCCTTACGCTTTTTGATTCTCATGTCAATTTATTGCGAACAGGAAATGAAGCCTTTGCTGCTGTCCTTGGGGGAGTCCAGTATTTACATGTTGATACATATGATAGTTTGACAGGCGCAACTCCTTTTTCAGAACGGATTGCCAGGAATATTCAGCTTATCCTAAAGGAAGAAGCGCACCTTGATAAGGTGGCAGACCCTGCGGGAGGCTCGTGGTTCATCGAAGAGCTTACCGAACAGCTCGCAGAAAAGGCTTGGGAGCTTTTTTGTAAAATCGACCATCACGGAGGCATGGTGGCTTCGCTTCAATCTGGCTGGATCCAAACTGAGATTGAAAGAACACTTAATAACAGACTTATTGATAGTAAAAATAGAAAGCGCAGTATTATTGGCACAAACGTTTATGCCAATCTTGCAGAAGAAACGCCAAAAGGGATGCCAGTTTTAAACATACCTATACCGACCAGGCTATCGGTGCCATTTGAGGAGCTCAGGATAAAGGCTAAAGAGCTTGAAACTGCAGGGGTAAACACCGAATTTGGCCTGATTTGTCTTGGGGACATCAGGGACCATAAACCTCGGGCTGATTTTGTGGAAGGCTTCCTTTCCCCGGGCGGTATCCGTACAGTTCGAAGTGGAGCCATGTTCACGGTTGAAGACGCATTAACCTTTATAGAAGAAAAAGGAATCCCTAATTTTTGTATCTGCTCTAGTAATGAGTTATACGAAGAGGTTGGACTCGAAATTGCCAGCCAGTTGAAGAAAAAGCATCCCGATATTAATTTGTATCTGGCGGGACAACCGGGAAACAGCCAGGAATGGGAAGCAGCTGGCATACATGATTTCATTCATGCCAAAAGCAATTGTTATCAATTTATTAACAGCATCCTAAATGGATTGGAGGTGCCAGGAAATGCGCAATAA
- a CDS encoding amino acid ABC transporter permease, giving the protein MGLDFAQIVPSLPYILEGIWVTLGIVLVAGILGFILGIILSIFKISNIKPLAWFADAYTSVFRGTPLVLQLMIIYFGSPQLLGYQIDMHVAAILSFGLNSGAYISEIIRAGILAVDKGQREAAMALGVPSRPMMLDIILPQAMKNILPALMNEFITLTKESAIVTTIGVADIMRRSYQVGAEYYAYLEPLLFAGLIYYLMVITLTFLGKGVERRMRRSD; this is encoded by the coding sequence GTGGGACTGGATTTCGCACAAATCGTCCCTTCCTTGCCATATATACTGGAAGGGATTTGGGTAACATTAGGTATCGTTCTTGTTGCAGGTATTTTAGGATTTATTCTTGGTATTATCCTTTCGATTTTCAAAATTAGTAATATTAAGCCGCTTGCCTGGTTCGCGGATGCTTATACAAGTGTGTTCAGGGGAACGCCACTTGTGCTGCAGCTGATGATTATTTATTTCGGTTCTCCGCAATTACTGGGCTATCAAATTGATATGCACGTTGCTGCGATCCTGTCTTTTGGATTGAACTCAGGTGCTTACATTTCCGAAATTATCAGGGCCGGCATTCTTGCGGTTGACAAAGGGCAGAGGGAAGCCGCTATGGCACTGGGCGTTCCGTCCCGCCCAATGATGCTTGACATCATCCTGCCGCAGGCTATGAAAAATATACTCCCAGCTCTAATGAATGAATTCATTACGCTGACAAAAGAATCAGCCATTGTAACGACCATTGGCGTCGCGGATATTATGCGGAGGTCTTACCAGGTAGGGGCCGAATATTATGCCTACCTTGAACCGCTTCTTTTTGCCGGCTTAATTTATTATCTAATGGTCATTACATTGACCTTCCTTGGAAAGGGTGTTGAAAGGAGGATGAGACGCAGTGATTAA
- a CDS encoding dihydrolipoamide acetyltransferase family protein, translating to MAIEQIKMPQLGESVTEGTISKWLVSPGDKVNKYDPLAEVMTDKVNAEVPSSFTGTIKELIAGEGDTLAVGEVICTIDVGGEGAVVPAETVETVEAGTSIASAEQNQPAAVAVRESGEGFGKARYSPAVLKLSQEHGIDLNQVSGSGAGGRITRKDLLKLIESGTIPQAGAEASKAAETRTEPATLADTQQPAAKPAQEKAPISIPTLPGDIEIPVTGVRKAIAANMLRSKHEAPHAWTMVEVDATSLVEYRNSLKDEFKKKEGFNLTFFAFFVKAVAQALKEFPQMNSMWAGDKIIQKKDINISIAVATDDALFVPVIKNADEKTIKGIAREISELAVKVRDGKLTMDEMQGGTFTVNNTGSFGSVQSMGIINYPQAAILQVESIVKRPVVMNNGMIAVRDMVNLCLSLDHRVLDGLVCGRFLQRVKAIIENMSKENTSIY from the coding sequence TTGGCAATTGAACAAATTAAAATGCCGCAGCTGGGAGAGAGTGTTACGGAAGGTACCATTAGTAAATGGCTCGTTTCCCCTGGCGATAAAGTTAACAAATACGATCCGCTCGCTGAGGTTATGACGGACAAAGTGAATGCAGAGGTACCATCCTCCTTCACCGGGACCATCAAGGAATTGATTGCAGGTGAAGGGGATACCCTTGCTGTTGGAGAAGTTATCTGCACGATAGATGTTGGCGGAGAGGGAGCTGTTGTACCTGCTGAAACAGTAGAGACAGTTGAAGCGGGAACTTCCATAGCGTCTGCTGAACAGAACCAGCCTGCCGCAGTTGCGGTTAGGGAGTCAGGAGAAGGATTCGGCAAGGCTCGGTATTCACCGGCAGTCTTAAAACTTAGCCAGGAACACGGTATTGATCTCAACCAGGTCTCCGGTTCTGGGGCTGGAGGGCGAATTACTCGCAAGGACTTGCTGAAGCTTATCGAATCAGGCACTATTCCTCAAGCTGGAGCAGAAGCATCAAAAGCTGCGGAAACCCGGACAGAACCGGCAACTCTGGCTGATACCCAACAACCTGCTGCGAAACCTGCCCAGGAGAAGGCTCCTATTTCGATTCCGACACTGCCTGGTGATATTGAAATACCGGTCACTGGAGTCCGCAAGGCGATTGCAGCGAACATGCTGCGCTCAAAACATGAAGCACCACATGCTTGGACAATGGTTGAAGTCGATGCGACATCCCTTGTTGAGTATCGGAATTCACTTAAGGATGAGTTCAAAAAGAAGGAAGGTTTCAACCTGACATTTTTCGCCTTCTTTGTAAAAGCAGTCGCACAGGCTCTAAAAGAATTTCCACAAATGAATTCAATGTGGGCAGGAGATAAGATTATCCAGAAAAAAGACATTAATATTTCGATTGCAGTCGCAACCGATGATGCGCTTTTTGTCCCTGTCATTAAAAATGCTGATGAGAAAACGATTAAAGGCATTGCCCGTGAAATCTCGGAGCTTGCTGTTAAGGTACGCGATGGGAAGCTTACAATGGACGAAATGCAAGGCGGCACATTCACAGTGAATAATACCGGCTCATTTGGCTCAGTCCAGTCAATGGGGATTATCAACTATCCTCAGGCTGCCATCCTGCAAGTCGAATCAATCGTCAAACGCCCGGTTGTCATGAACAATGGCATGATCGCAGTCCGTGACATGGTGAATCTTTGCCTTTCGCTCGACCACCGTGTCTTAGATGGCCTTGTTTGCGGCCGATTCCTTCAGAGGGTCAAGGCAATTATTGAGAACATGTCCAAGGAAAACACGTCAATTTATTAA
- a CDS encoding BrxA/BrxB family bacilliredoxin, translating into MTMNFNLFMNDVVRQARDEISAAGYTELKTPEEVEQAFDKEGTTLVMINSVCGCAGGIARPAAAHALHYDKRPDHLVTVFAGQDKEATEKARGFFTGYPPSSPSFALLKDGKICTMLERHDIEGHEPMAVIQKLQDAFDKYCEEL; encoded by the coding sequence TTGACAATGAATTTTAATTTGTTCATGAACGATGTTGTCCGCCAGGCTCGGGATGAAATTTCTGCAGCCGGCTATACAGAATTAAAGACACCTGAAGAGGTTGAACAAGCTTTTGATAAAGAAGGAACAACTTTGGTCATGATTAATTCTGTATGCGGGTGCGCAGGCGGGATTGCAAGACCAGCTGCGGCCCACGCGCTTCACTATGATAAGCGCCCCGATCATTTAGTGACTGTTTTTGCCGGACAGGACAAGGAAGCAACCGAAAAAGCACGCGGCTTTTTTACAGGATATCCACCATCCTCTCCATCTTTTGCCCTGCTAAAGGACGGAAAAATCTGCACCATGCTTGAGAGACATGATATTGAAGGCCATGAGCCGATGGCTGTCATTCAAAAGCTTCAAGACGCATTCGATAAGTACTGCGAAGAATTATAA